One window of Leptotrichia sp. oral taxon 498 genomic DNA carries:
- a CDS encoding phage tail protein, with the protein MIGSFGDVIFEASEDQIVSLNNQISRSYKAKISEHQAIYGPGMLRFQGRDLLEVSFTMTLVSSLIQQTTLKEELDTIKKMFELGEYANLVFGGQVFGEYPFLITELSEESSYFNKEEGGFDVVKLNITLKEYIENPKLYNQLIEQRKIQKNQQVTEENQDDIENEQKEAVNNDNSK; encoded by the coding sequence ATGATAGGAAGTTTTGGAGATGTAATTTTTGAAGCGTCAGAAGATCAGATTGTATCGCTTAATAATCAAATAAGCAGATCATACAAGGCTAAAATATCGGAACATCAAGCAATTTACGGTCCTGGAATGTTAAGATTCCAAGGTAGAGATTTACTAGAAGTTAGTTTTACAATGACTTTAGTATCATCTTTAATACAGCAGACTACTTTAAAAGAAGAACTAGATACAATCAAGAAAATGTTTGAACTTGGAGAGTATGCTAATCTAGTCTTTGGTGGTCAAGTATTTGGCGAATACCCTTTTTTGATAACAGAATTATCAGAAGAAAGCAGTTATTTTAATAAAGAAGAGGGGGGATTTGATGTTGTTAAGTTGAATATTACGCTTAAAGAGTATATTGAAAATCCTAAGTTGTATAATCAATTAATTGAACAAAGAAAAATACAAAAAAATCAGCAAGTCACTGAAGAAAATCAAGACGACATCGAGAATGAGCAGAAGGAGGCTGTAAATAATGATAACAGTAAATAG
- a CDS encoding baseplate assembly protein, whose translation MSEISNEEYEIIDADSWELKRDMINKFQELSGRKLTEASPETLIFETVAYMIGLREEKYNDEMKQNYLRFARNERLDLKGEFYGNRGKRLVEQPAVATFRFYITDIQATDIIIPKGSRIQYNELYFSTDEQYKIEKGDLYVDGIATCNTSGTVGNDIPVGQINTMVDIFPHYDKVENITASNNGAEIEQDDNYRARIREIPESFTTAGSKGAYEFWAKSTSTNIVDVVAYSPSATNVDIYVLTDSLTLTNELKKRIEEMLNTDNIRPLTDNVTIKQAIKTSYTIDFDYYIDKSNETLVNVIKNNVEKAVKEYKTWQQNKMGRDINPDELIKLLKLAGVKRVVLRNPAFKVLDFNEIAENTGVTSNYLGVENI comes from the coding sequence TTGAGTGAAATATCAAATGAAGAATATGAAATTATAGATGCGGATTCTTGGGAGCTTAAAAGAGATATGATTAATAAATTCCAAGAATTGAGCGGAAGAAAATTGACAGAAGCGAGTCCAGAAACACTTATTTTTGAAACAGTTGCTTACATGATTGGATTGAGAGAAGAAAAATACAACGATGAAATGAAACAGAATTATTTAAGATTTGCAAGAAATGAGCGGTTAGATTTGAAAGGAGAATTTTACGGAAATAGAGGTAAAAGACTCGTAGAACAACCAGCCGTGGCAACATTTAGATTTTATATTACTGATATTCAAGCGACGGACATAATAATTCCAAAAGGGTCAAGGATTCAATACAATGAGTTGTATTTTTCGACAGATGAACAATATAAAATAGAAAAAGGTGATTTATATGTAGATGGAATTGCAACTTGCAACACATCAGGAACTGTTGGGAATGATATTCCAGTTGGACAAATTAACACAATGGTCGATATTTTCCCGCATTATGACAAGGTTGAAAACATTACGGCATCAAATAACGGAGCTGAAATAGAGCAAGATGACAATTATAGAGCTAGAATCAGAGAAATCCCTGAATCGTTTACAACAGCTGGAAGTAAAGGAGCTTATGAATTTTGGGCTAAGTCAACAAGTACGAATATTGTCGATGTTGTGGCATACAGTCCAAGCGCAACAAATGTGGATATTTATGTTTTAACTGATTCCTTGACACTTACTAATGAACTCAAAAAGAGAATCGAAGAAATGTTGAATACTGACAACATAAGACCACTGACAGACAATGTGACAATAAAACAGGCAATAAAGACATCATACACAATTGATTTTGACTACTACATTGATAAGTCTAATGAAACGCTTGTAAATGTTATTAAAAATAATGTTGAAAAAGCTGTAAAAGAATATAAGACTTGGCAACAAAATAAAATGGGGAGAGATATTAATCCTGATGAGCTAATAAAATTATTAAAACTAGCTGGAGTAAAAAGAGTTGTGTTAAGAAATCCCGCTTTTAAAGTTTTAGATTTTAATGAGATAGCAGAGAATACAGGTGTTACAAGCAATTACTTAGGAGTTGAAAATATATGA
- a CDS encoding phage tail protein I — translation MITIDDLNLTDIAAKSTLNDKITLWIYESINFAIKKKHDAIKRKFFLELSELNDVELDFLMWEYHVDYIDANISKETKVKLIKRAVFSHFNKGTVGGTKEICEILFDGKVGITEWFKYGGKAGYFKLSTDGGMSNDKEYKKILEVVEQYKNIRSWLDGIRFLRKKERKISYGFVRRSKIKYYLASTDINIPNDLLKANFGTVHRTRILREIR, via the coding sequence ATGATAACTATTGATGATTTGAATTTAACGGATATAGCAGCTAAGTCAACTTTGAATGATAAAATAACACTTTGGATTTATGAATCTATAAATTTTGCTATCAAAAAGAAGCATGATGCGATTAAAAGGAAATTTTTCTTGGAATTATCAGAGTTAAATGATGTAGAGTTAGACTTTTTGATGTGGGAATACCATGTTGATTACATTGACGCAAATATTTCAAAAGAAACAAAGGTTAAATTGATTAAAAGAGCGGTTTTTTCACATTTTAATAAAGGAACTGTAGGCGGAACGAAAGAAATATGTGAAATATTATTTGACGGAAAAGTTGGAATAACAGAATGGTTTAAATATGGAGGAAAGGCAGGTTATTTTAAACTTAGCACAGATGGAGGAATGTCAAATGACAAAGAGTATAAAAAAATATTAGAAGTGGTAGAACAATATAAAAATATCCGTTCCTGGCTTGATGGAATAAGATTTTTAAGAAAAAAAGAAAGAAAAATTAGTTATGGTTTTGTAAGAAGAAGCAAAATAAAATATTATTTAGCTTCAACTGATATAAATATTCCAAATGATTTATTAAAAGCAAATTTTGGAACAGTGCATAGAACAAGAATACTAAGAGAAATAAGATAG
- a CDS encoding phage tail-collar fiber domain-containing protein has translation MAKFKGFILTEKGRELLAKGLAGETITFTKMAIGDGTTATSEREMTALVNQITTLPLLNVDTKGNGTCEINALLTNKSVTTGFYIRELGIFAHGNDNVEILYAYNTSANADYLPPFSANNVVEIEYIDTIIVDQVENITATIDPAVSYITKKYAEDNFLTLKDKMKMLGLEFGGNIQDIGNKTKGKFYYDSVTKFYYECIEDNSLTYNDSGKFRAISNKPISDKVENLFTFGKNWIKFPFGLTIQWGTNTAPNGNDLINLNTPFESTDYQIVVSDDGPGTHVIGTVPVTNEVFRLFGTDPGSLKYTKTGFRWLAVGF, from the coding sequence ATGGCAAAATTTAAAGGATTTATATTAACAGAAAAAGGGAGAGAATTGTTAGCAAAAGGATTGGCGGGAGAAACAATAACATTTACTAAAATGGCAATAGGAGATGGAACTACAGCAACTTCTGAAAGAGAAATGACAGCGTTGGTTAATCAAATCACAACATTGCCGCTTTTAAATGTAGATACAAAAGGGAATGGAACTTGTGAAATTAACGCTTTATTGACAAACAAATCAGTAACGACAGGATTTTATATAAGAGAGCTGGGGATATTTGCTCACGGAAATGATAATGTTGAAATACTTTATGCTTACAACACTTCAGCAAATGCGGACTATTTGCCACCTTTTTCAGCAAATAATGTAGTTGAGATAGAGTATATAGATACGATAATTGTGGATCAAGTGGAAAATATTACTGCTACTATCGACCCAGCTGTATCGTATATAACAAAAAAATATGCAGAAGATAATTTTTTAACATTGAAAGATAAGATGAAAATGTTGGGGCTAGAATTTGGTGGAAACATACAGGACATTGGCAATAAAACGAAAGGTAAATTTTATTATGACAGTGTAACAAAATTTTACTACGAATGCATAGAAGATAACAGTCTAACTTACAACGATTCAGGAAAATTTAGAGCTATTTCTAATAAGCCAATTTCGGATAAAGTGGAAAATTTATTCACATTTGGAAAAAATTGGATAAAATTTCCTTTTGGGCTAACAATACAATGGGGAACTAATACAGCACCGAATGGAAATGATTTAATAAATCTAAACACACCTTTTGAGTCAACAGATTATCAGATTGTTGTGTCCGATGACGGTCCCGGAACACATGTAATTGGAACAGTTCCTGTTACCAATGAAGTTTTCAGACTATTTGGAACAGACCCTGGCAGTTTAAAATACACGAAAACTGGATTTCGCTGGCTGGCAGTTGGATTTTAA
- a CDS encoding tyrosine-type recombinase/integrase: MELKLIKGRNAQIYLEYLNSSIAKNEATKNTTYKTYLNNMKQFVKYIKKYENNRYLLSKDTLKIIVSVLERYIRYCREVKGNNARTINNKITAISSFYIWSVKRDLIATHPFRDKLDRLKVTDVEKRRNSYYLTNKEIIEINIKMEMDKRHDLQDRIIFNLIIDTACRITALQSIKLKNIDLENGIISGIVEKEQKIVEFAIFEETTELIREWLRCRNDSVEYLLVTKYNGIFKQMSKSTIRDRVRKIGKLVGIDNLYPHSLRKTSINLIAKTAGIDLASEFANHSGTDVTKKHYVKKTSARDRKNKLLEIRKKAGF, encoded by the coding sequence ATGGAATTGAAATTAATCAAAGGGAGAAATGCACAGATATATTTAGAGTATCTTAACAGTAGCATAGCAAAGAACGAAGCAACTAAAAACACGACTTACAAGACATATCTTAACAACATGAAACAGTTTGTTAAGTATATCAAGAAGTATGAAAACAATCGTTACTTGCTTAGTAAAGATACTTTGAAAATTATTGTGAGCGTATTGGAACGATATATTCGTTATTGCAGGGAAGTGAAAGGGAATAATGCTAGAACTATCAATAATAAGATAACAGCGATTAGTAGCTTTTACATTTGGTCAGTTAAGCGTGATTTAATAGCAACACATCCATTTAGGGATAAATTAGACCGTTTGAAAGTTACAGATGTGGAAAAACGGAGAAATAGTTATTATCTTACAAACAAAGAGATAATAGAGATAAATATCAAAATGGAAATGGACAAACGGCATGATTTACAAGACAGGATTATATTTAATTTGATAATCGACACAGCTTGTAGAATTACTGCTTTGCAGTCAATAAAACTAAAAAATATTGACTTGGAGAATGGGATAATAAGTGGAATCGTGGAAAAGGAACAAAAGATTGTAGAGTTTGCGATATTTGAAGAAACAACAGAACTAATAAGGGAGTGGTTGAGATGTAGAAATGACAGCGTTGAATACTTACTAGTGACTAAATACAACGGAATATTTAAGCAAATGAGCAAAAGCACAATAAGAGATAGAGTTAGAAAAATTGGAAAGTTAGTCGGAATAGATAATTTATATCCGCACTCACTAAGAAAAACAAGCATTAATCTTATTGCAAAAACAGCTGGGATTGACTTGGCAAGTGAGTTTGCAAATCACAGTGGAACAGATGTAACTAAAAAGCACTATGTTAAGAAAACAAGTGCGAGAGATAGAAAAAACAAACTGTTAGAAATTCGCAAAAAAGCAGGATTTTAA
- a CDS encoding glycoside hydrolase family 108 protein gives MDRFEKIFEYLLKVEGGYSNDKYDTGGKTKYGIIESEAREYGYKGDMRDMPLDIARDIYNKKYYHRNGLDTLKSDKIALSICDFVVNAGNWGTKKAQAALNELGFDLRVDGILGEKSLAALNEVDENKFLEKYHDLQRRYYKVIAANRPSQKVFLKGWLNRVDRKENYLKSL, from the coding sequence ATGGACAGATTTGAGAAAATTTTTGAATATCTCTTAAAAGTAGAAGGCGGATACTCAAATGATAAATATGACACTGGAGGAAAAACAAAATATGGTATTATAGAATCAGAAGCTAGAGAATATGGGTACAAAGGTGATATGAGAGATATGCCGCTTGATATAGCGAGAGATATTTATAATAAGAAATACTATCATAGAAATGGACTTGATACTTTAAAATCGGATAAGATAGCTTTATCAATTTGCGACTTTGTAGTAAACGCTGGAAACTGGGGAACTAAAAAAGCACAGGCTGCACTTAATGAATTAGGATTTGATTTGAGAGTGGACGGAATTTTAGGAGAAAAAAGTTTAGCTGCGTTAAATGAAGTTGATGAAAATAAATTTTTAGAAAAATATCACGATTTGCAGAGAAGATATTATAAAGTGATAGCAGCAAACAGACCATCGCAAAAAGTTTTTTTAAAAGGATGGCTAAACAGAGTGGATAGAAAAGAAAATTATTTAAAATCTCTCTAA
- a CDS encoding Rha family transcriptional regulator, whose product MELIKVLVENQNGVLVTTSNRVAQELGVKHYDLLEKIDGYISKFSSTELSVQFYIPSNYKALNGRTVKNYLITEKGIAQLVGGYNASVPIAFDLNVAYINEFEKMKKALKQPKPMSIPELIVMQGQWMVEAESRMNNIENNVIGLANTIENNDKSIKRLENNQRRTVTSNHLTVIAYANIKGIKPKSYHAPSIGKKATKICREKDLLIGTTVDSRYGLINTYPVEVLDEIFFE is encoded by the coding sequence ATGGAATTAATTAAAGTATTAGTGGAAAATCAAAACGGAGTATTAGTAACAACAAGTAATAGAGTGGCACAGGAATTGGGAGTAAAACATTATGATTTACTTGAGAAAATAGACGGATATATAAGTAAATTTAGTTCAACGGAACTTTCCGTTCAATTCTATATACCTAGTAATTACAAGGCTTTGAATGGTAGGACAGTAAAAAATTACTTAATCACGGAAAAAGGAATTGCACAATTGGTTGGAGGATATAATGCGTCAGTACCTATAGCATTTGATTTAAACGTGGCATACATCAATGAATTTGAGAAAATGAAAAAGGCATTAAAACAACCAAAGCCAATGTCAATACCTGAATTAATAGTAATGCAAGGGCAATGGATGGTAGAAGCTGAAAGCAGAATGAATAATATCGAGAACAATGTAATTGGACTTGCAAACACTATTGAGAATAATGACAAGAGCATAAAAAGATTGGAAAATAATCAAAGAAGAACAGTAACAAGCAACCATTTAACAGTAATAGCCTATGCTAATATAAAAGGAATAAAGCCAAAATCATATCACGCACCTTCGATAGGAAAGAAAGCGACTAAGATATGCAGGGAAAAGGATTTATTAATAGGAACAACGGTTGACAGCCGATACGGACTAATAAATACTTATCCTGTTGAAGTTTTAGATGAAATATTTTTTGAATAA
- a CDS encoding universal stress protein — MDKLAAKIYLTGKILELGKTLIYKTEIAAKGKAGAEKFKQVYEGFWDKLEDLLKKEKSIDRKWIPDFAEEIGEEVLTEVLKEARKTFDLKVILQQIFDEEKAGNKNIL, encoded by the coding sequence ATGGATAAATTAGCAGCAAAAATATATTTAACAGGTAAAATTTTAGAATTGGGAAAGACTTTAATCTATAAAACAGAAATAGCTGCAAAAGGAAAAGCTGGAGCAGAAAAGTTTAAGCAGGTATATGAAGGCTTCTGGGATAAGCTGGAAGATCTGTTAAAAAAAGAAAAATCAATTGACAGAAAATGGATTCCTGACTTTGCAGAAGAAATTGGTGAAGAAGTTCTAACAGAAGTTTTAAAAGAAGCCAGAAAGACGTTTGACTTAAAAGTTATACTGCAACAAATTTTCGATGAGGAAAAAGCAGGGAACAAAAACATATTGTAG
- a CDS encoding helix-turn-helix domain-containing protein has product MKTKGVTNLGKKLRKIRIDNDEISSDMARKLEISVSYLSAIENGKRNIPKDLAEKLFKIYQLSDNDKEKILQAISIYSGEMRIRLDSLNEKQQKLSLLYAREISKLSDRQIEKITGYLNGKE; this is encoded by the coding sequence ATGAAAACTAAAGGAGTTACAAATTTAGGAAAAAAACTTAGAAAAATCAGAATTGACAATGATGAAATTTCTTCTGATATGGCTCGTAAACTTGAAATTTCTGTTTCGTATTTATCAGCAATTGAAAACGGAAAAAGAAATATTCCAAAGGATCTTGCAGAAAAACTTTTCAAAATTTATCAGCTAAGTGATAATGATAAAGAAAAAATTTTACAGGCTATAAGTATTTATTCAGGTGAAATGAGAATAAGATTAGATTCATTAAACGAAAAACAGCAGAAATTAAGTTTATTGTATGCTAGAGAAATTAGTAAGCTGAGCGACAGGCAAATAGAAAAGATAACGGGGTATTTGAATGGAAAGGAATAG
- a CDS encoding BRO family protein, protein MGDLREYNVSMFEDIKHMDENGIEFWYARELMTILEYTNWRNFEKLINKSITSLENSNIKVSDHFDVDIKIVEAGISKKTIEDYKLTRYACYILVQNGNPRKKAIALGQQYFAIQTRKQEIAETDFKELSEDDRRLKLREDVKDFNKKLAFEAQNVGVQNFTKFQNSGYQGLYNGETAGDIKKRKANKEPNMALIFLYS, encoded by the coding sequence ATGGGTGATTTAAGAGAATACAACGTTAGTATGTTTGAAGACATTAAACACATGGATGAAAATGGAATTGAATTTTGGTATGCAAGAGAACTGATGACAATATTGGAATATACAAATTGGAGAAATTTTGAAAAATTAATTAATAAATCTATAACTTCATTAGAAAATAGTAATATTAAGGTTTCCGACCATTTTGATGTTGACATCAAAATCGTAGAAGCGGGAATTTCAAAAAAAACTATAGAAGATTATAAACTGACAAGATATGCTTGCTATATACTTGTACAAAATGGTAATCCAAGAAAAAAAGCCATTGCATTAGGACAACAATACTTTGCCATTCAAACAAGAAAACAAGAAATTGCTGAAACTGATTTCAAAGAACTTTCAGAAGATGATAGAAGATTAAAACTAAGAGAAGATGTAAAGGACTTTAATAAAAAATTGGCATTTGAAGCTCAAAATGTTGGTGTTCAGAATTTTACAAAATTCCAGAATTCTGGTTATCAAGGATTGTACAACGGAGAAACAGCTGGAGATATAAAAAAAAGAAAAGCAAATAAAGAGCCTAATATGGCTCTTATTTTTCTATATTCTTAA
- a CDS encoding FxLYD domain-containing protein — protein sequence MLKENLTAYIKGTLVNTGGEKGHFLKISIPCYDDAGNELGNAQTEDTVDNVEVNGKWEFKAAFMGTKLEKCDVEQAKVSGLKKRKLYNLRIFLQFLFLYVFKNFFQIK from the coding sequence ATGTTAAAAGAGAATTTAACAGCCTATATAAAAGGAACTTTGGTTAATACTGGAGGAGAAAAAGGACATTTTTTAAAAATTTCGATTCCTTGTTATGATGATGCTGGAAATGAATTGGGAAATGCACAGACAGAAGATACAGTTGACAATGTTGAAGTAAATGGAAAGTGGGAATTTAAAGCTGCATTCATGGGAACAAAGCTAGAAAAATGTGATGTCGAACAAGCGAAAGTATCAGGATTAAAAAAAAGAAAGCTTTATAATTTAAGAATCTTTTTGCAATTTTTATTTTTGTATGTTTTTAAAAATTTTTTTCAAATAAAATAG
- a CDS encoding amino acid ABC transporter ATP-binding protein yields MSDKQKVIEIKNIRKDFGNRTVLKDINFNVHEGEVVSIIGSSGSGKSTLLRCINLLETPTSGQILIHGKDVLNGDVPLVELREKVGMVFQQFNLFNNLSVLDNCVIGQMKVLKRTRQEAEKVAKKFLGKVGMSRFINAKPNQISGGQKQRVAIARALSMEPEVLLFDEPTSALDPEMVGEVLKVMKDLAKSGLTMIVVTHEMDFAHDVSSRVVFMDQGIILEDDKPEIIFEKPKHNRTKEFLFRMLKK; encoded by the coding sequence ATGTCAGATAAACAAAAAGTAATAGAAATTAAGAATATAAGAAAAGATTTTGGGAATAGAACGGTTTTAAAAGATATAAACTTTAATGTACACGAAGGAGAAGTCGTGAGTATAATAGGTTCTTCTGGAAGTGGAAAATCTACGCTTTTAAGATGTATAAATTTACTAGAAACGCCTACTAGTGGGCAAATCTTAATCCACGGAAAAGATGTATTGAATGGCGATGTTCCTTTGGTTGAGTTGAGAGAAAAAGTTGGAATGGTCTTTCAGCAATTCAATTTATTCAATAATTTGAGTGTCCTAGATAACTGCGTTATTGGACAAATGAAAGTTTTGAAAAGAACTAGGCAAGAAGCTGAAAAAGTGGCAAAAAAATTTTTAGGAAAAGTTGGAATGTCAAGATTTATTAATGCAAAACCAAATCAAATCTCAGGTGGTCAAAAGCAAAGGGTTGCAATTGCAAGAGCCTTGTCAATGGAACCAGAAGTACTACTATTTGATGAACCAACATCTGCACTAGATCCTGAAATGGTTGGAGAAGTTTTAAAAGTAATGAAAGATTTAGCCAAAAGTGGACTTACAATGATCGTTGTTACACACGAAATGGATTTTGCTCATGATGTTTCAAGTAGAGTAGTTTTCATGGATCAAGGGATAATTCTAGAAGATGATAAGCCAGAAATTATTTTTGAGAAACCAAAACACAATAGGACGAAAGAATTTTTATTTAGAATGTTGAAAAAGTAA
- a CDS encoding ABC transporter substrate-binding protein/permease, which translates to MRMNKIKSRLIVFLIFMLTFVTGYSASNEIKVGMECGYAPFNWFQDTNKNGAVPTNGGYCGGYDVEIAKVIAKKLGKKLVIVKTEWDALLGPALTSGKVDLVIAGMSATPERKQSLLFTKPYYESDLVVVVKKNGKYAKAKSINDFSGARITGQLNTLHYDVIDQMKGVSKQTAMESFPAMIVALNSNKIDGYVSERPGAMAAQYSNPNLTFISFDKNTGFKYETSEVNVAIGMKLGNTELEEKVNKILDEDLTPKARQKIMEKAIKTQPGNTSRSFFEWVAFFIQKNWHQFVKGTIMTLFISLTGTVVGFLIGMVVALSRQVEAEADNRTSKAKKAGFYILNKLFAIYIAVFRGTPMMVQSMVIYYGLSQVFGLNLSPIVAALFIVSINTGAYMSEIIRGGIDSIDKGQFEAAKAIGMTNFQTMKSIIFPQMFRNILPMIGNEFIVNIKDTSVLNVISVTELFFISKSVAGTYSRYYEVFIITSVIYFFLTFTLSLLLKQLEKKIDGPQTFEFLEEVEEGEK; encoded by the coding sequence ATGAGAATGAACAAGATAAAAAGTAGATTAATAGTATTCTTAATTTTTATGTTGACATTCGTAACAGGGTATAGTGCAAGTAATGAAATTAAAGTGGGAATGGAGTGTGGGTACGCTCCATTCAACTGGTTCCAAGACACGAATAAAAATGGTGCAGTACCAACTAATGGTGGATACTGTGGCGGTTACGATGTTGAAATAGCTAAAGTTATAGCTAAAAAATTAGGGAAAAAGTTAGTAATAGTAAAAACAGAATGGGATGCTTTGTTAGGACCCGCGCTGACATCTGGGAAAGTTGATTTAGTAATAGCTGGTATGTCGGCAACGCCTGAAAGAAAACAAAGTCTATTATTTACCAAACCGTATTATGAATCAGATTTAGTAGTAGTTGTTAAGAAAAATGGAAAATATGCTAAAGCAAAATCAATCAATGATTTTTCGGGAGCAAGAATTACAGGACAGTTAAACACATTGCACTATGATGTAATTGATCAAATGAAAGGTGTTAGTAAGCAGACTGCGATGGAAAGTTTCCCAGCGATGATAGTTGCTCTAAATTCCAATAAAATTGATGGATATGTATCAGAAAGACCAGGAGCGATGGCAGCTCAATATTCAAATCCAAATTTAACATTTATATCATTTGATAAAAATACAGGATTTAAGTATGAAACTTCAGAAGTAAATGTTGCGATTGGAATGAAACTGGGAAATACAGAATTAGAAGAGAAAGTAAATAAAATACTTGATGAAGATTTGACTCCAAAAGCAAGACAAAAAATAATGGAAAAGGCGATAAAAACACAACCTGGGAATACTTCAAGATCATTTTTTGAATGGGTTGCATTCTTTATTCAAAAAAACTGGCATCAATTTGTTAAAGGGACAATTATGACACTATTTATTTCATTAACAGGAACTGTGGTTGGATTTTTAATTGGAATGGTGGTTGCCTTGTCAAGACAAGTGGAAGCTGAAGCAGATAACAGAACTTCTAAAGCCAAAAAAGCAGGATTTTATATCTTAAATAAATTATTTGCAATATATATTGCAGTGTTTAGAGGAACTCCGATGATGGTGCAGTCAATGGTAATTTATTATGGATTGTCGCAAGTGTTTGGATTAAATTTATCTCCAATTGTGGCTGCGTTGTTTATTGTTTCGATAAATACTGGAGCTTATATGAGTGAGATTATAAGAGGTGGAATTGATTCAATTGATAAAGGGCAATTTGAAGCCGCAAAAGCGATTGGAATGACAAATTTCCAAACAATGAAGAGCATAATTTTCCCACAAATGTTTAGAAATATTTTACCGATGATTGGAAATGAATTTATTGTAAATATTAAAGATACTTCTGTACTAAACGTAATCAGCGTTACAGAATTATTCTTTATTTCAAAATCTGTTGCAGGAACATATTCGAGATACTATGAAGTATTTATCATAACAAGTGTGATTTACTTCTTCTTAACATTTACATTATCACTACTTCTAAAACAACTTGAGAAAAAAATAGATGGGCCTCAAACATTTGAATTTTTAGAAGAAGTTGAAGAAGGAGAGAAATAA
- a CDS encoding aspartate-semialdehyde dehydrogenase, which produces MSKKYNVAVVGATGLVGQTFLKVLKERNFPVENLYLYASARSAGKVVNWGGKEYTVIELKDENIKEDIDVALFSAGGGISKEFAPKFRDKGAVVVDNSSAWRMDKDIPLVVPEANPEALKNHRGIIANPNCSTIQVMPILKVLQDKYRLKRVIYSTYQAVAGAGKKGLDDLENNLQGKPSTNFPHQIAFNALPHIDVFLENGYTKEEEKMINETRKILSLPDLKVTATCVRIPVKFGHGVSVNVELEKPFELEDVVKAFEEKEGVIVQNDGKNKVYPMPITAQDTDEVYVGRIRRDDTVDNGLNLWVVADNIRKGAATNTIQIAETLIKEGAL; this is translated from the coding sequence ATGAGTAAAAAATATAACGTAGCAGTAGTTGGAGCAACAGGATTAGTAGGGCAAACATTTTTAAAAGTATTAAAAGAAAGAAATTTCCCAGTGGAAAATTTATATCTTTATGCATCGGCTAGATCGGCTGGAAAAGTTGTAAATTGGGGAGGAAAAGAATACACAGTAATCGAATTGAAAGACGAAAATATTAAAGAAGATATTGATGTAGCTTTATTCTCAGCAGGAGGAGGAATTTCTAAAGAGTTCGCACCTAAATTTAGAGATAAAGGTGCTGTAGTAGTGGATAATAGTAGTGCTTGGAGAATGGATAAAGACATTCCTTTAGTTGTACCTGAAGCAAATCCAGAAGCATTGAAAAATCACAGAGGAATTATTGCAAACCCAAATTGTTCAACAATTCAAGTAATGCCAATTTTAAAAGTATTGCAAGATAAATATAGATTAAAAAGAGTAATTTACTCAACTTATCAAGCAGTTGCAGGAGCTGGAAAAAAAGGATTAGATGATTTAGAAAATAATTTACAAGGAAAACCATCAACAAATTTCCCTCATCAAATAGCTTTCAATGCATTGCCACACATTGATGTATTTTTAGAAAATGGATATACAAAAGAAGAAGAAAAAATGATAAATGAAACAAGAAAAATTTTAAGTTTACCAGATTTAAAAGTTACAGCAACTTGTGTTAGAATTCCAGTTAAATTTGGACATGGAGTTTCTGTAAATGTTGAATTGGAAAAACCTTTTGAATTAGAAGATGTAGTTAAAGCATTTGAAGAAAAAGAAGGTGTAATCGTTCAAAATGATGGTAAAAACAAAGTTTATCCAATGCCAATAACAGCACAAGATACTGATGAAGTTTATGTTGGTAGAATAAGAAGAGATGATACTGTTGATAATGGATTAAATTTATGGGTAGTTGCAGACAACATAAGAAAAGGTGCGGCAACAAATACAATTCAAATTGCCGAAACATTAATTAAAGAAGGAGCATTGTAA